TTCTTGAACGAACTTGAAAAGAATACTTAGTTATTAGCAATGACATTTTCCCTCCATAAGTAGAGTAATTATACTTTGCAATTTGTCAGGTGGTTCGTTTGCATATCTAAGGGTCGAACTAGGTGATTTTGTGGCCTTCATCGGCGCCGGCAACATCCTCCTTGAGTACGTAATAGGCGGGGCAGCAGTAGCCCGATCATGGACTTCCTATTTCGCCACTCTCTGCAACCATAATCCTGATGACTTCCGCATCATAGCCCACAACCTCCCAGACGACTACGGCCATTTAGATCCAATTGCTGTCGTAGTCGCCGCCATTATTTGCGTCCTCGCGGTTCTTAGCACAAAAGGTTCTTCTCGTTTTAATTACATAACATCCATTATTCATATCGGCAccatcatcttcatcatcattGCTGGCCTAATCAAATCCGATACCAAAAACTATATGGACTTTACACCAAACGGAGCCCGCGGGATTTTCGTATCCGCAGCGGTTGTGTTTTTCGCATACGTGGGGTTCGATGCGATTTCAACAATGGCGGAAGAAACCAAAAACCCTGGGCGAGACATCCCAATTGGACTAGTCGGTTCAATGACAATAATAGCTACTGTTTATTGTTTAATGGCAGTGGTTCTTTGCCTAATGGTTCCGTACAAACAACTTGATCCTGATGCTGCATTTTCTGTTGCATTCGAGTATGTAGGGATGAATTGGGCGAAATATATAGTTGCTTTGGGTGCATTAGAGGGAATGACGACCGCTCTTCTGGTGGGAGCGGTGGGGCAAGCGCGGTATCTGACTCACATCGCTCGGACTCATATGATGCCCCCGTGGCTAGCTCATGTTAACGAGAAAACAGGAACTCCGATGAATGCAACCGTTGTTATGATAACAGCTACAGCAATTGTTGctttctttactaaaatggatATTTTGGCGAATCTTCTATCTATTTCAACATTGTTCATATTCATGCTTGTGGCCTTAGCTCTACTTGTTCGTCGGTATTATGCATCAGGAGTAACAACATCTGAGGATCGTATGAAGCTGATATTGTGCCTGATTTTAATAGTGGGTTCTTCAATTGCAACAGCTGTTATTTGGGCGAAAGATGAAGATGGTTGGATTGGTTATGTGATTACGATTCCAATATGGTTGTTGGGTACTGGTGGGTTGAAGTTTTTTGTTCCACAAGCAAAGGAGCCAAAGCTGTGGGGTGTTCCTTTGGTTCCATGGTTGCCTTCTGCTTCGATTCTTATAAATGTTTTCCTACTGGGATCGATCGATGCGGTGTCGTTTCAAAGGTTTGGGATATGGACTGCTATTTTGTTGGTTTACTATTTGTTGTTTGGATTGCATGCTTCTTATGATACTGCTAAAGCTTCAGCTTCTGGGGAGATTATTAATAAGTTAGGAGAAGAAGAGCCGACCAAAATGGAAGAAGGTGTAATAGTCTCCCAATAATCTCAATTAACTTTCATCATGTGTATTAATTAATTCTTTAGCTTCATAAATtatgattgtttttttttttttttttaatgaaagagACCATGCAATGCAGTACAAGTTAATGGATTATGTAAATCAAGAAAGTTGTTAAATatactatttatatatatatatactattttcaagaaatttggaaaaaaaaataaatatctcactcaatttaaaatattaatttctaattcaattattaaagttgaaaaattatggaatttaaaaaaaaaaaacaacggACATGCAATTGGTATAGAATAAGGAACCAAATCAAAATGTGTGTGTTGTATAATGATATCTGGAATTAATCCAACGTTAGACGTAAATTCGCTCTTAACTGCCAACGTTAgatgtaaaattgcatcattttagacgttaggagtaaaataactCCTGCATGTAAACGTcatgggtatttttgcactgaAGTAaaccaaataaaagaaatatatagTCATTCCGATTCTGAAGTAaacgaaacaaaataaataaattgtcattccgattctgattTCAATTTCGATTCTGAAGTTTCAACCAAATGGTTTTTTAGGTGTTTTGGTTGTCTTTTTGGGAATTGGAATTGCAATTATACATTATGCATCTATGTTTTTAATATGCTAGCATGATGCAAGTGGAGGCaatgtgatttttttatttttttatttttgagggAGGAAACAATGTGATTAGTTGTTTTTTCATACATGTTGCATTatgtgcatatttttagtgtgacaTGGAGACAAATTTGTTGTTTTGTGCATATTTTTAGTTTGACCTGAAGTCAAACTTATACTTGTTGTCTTTATTGATCATGTGCATAACAAACAATGATACCATTTCTCGGATTAAAATGCCTCGAATGAATACATGACTAGACCAATGAGTAAAAAAATTAGCATAAAAACGAGCATTTCGAGCCATTGCATGAGCTGCCCCGTTCGCTAACCTTGATGCAAACTTCACCTTAAATCTCGGGTGAGAAAGAAGAAAATCTCTAATATCTCTAACAACCTGACCAAACTATGTAAGGTCTCTATTTTGTGTTTGGATCGCGTCCAACATAGTTTTAGCATCGCTTTCGATAAATACTGAGCTATAACCTAAAGACACAACCCACCCCATACTTTCCTTAATCGTCATTGCTTTCGCCATCTTCACTGAAACCGTTCCTGTCATGTGAGTGATGTAACCTTAGATGAAGTTACCCGTACAGTCGCGTAATATAGCTCCTGCACCGATAGCATCATCACTTTGGAAAATCGCAGCATCTACATTGCACTTCACAAAACAACTAGGTGGCAGAATCCATCGGGTGATAGGTGGCTCTCTCATACTGCTACCCAAATTAGTCGGACGTCCCACTTGCGTAAGTCGAATGGGGGATTCTTGAATGTTATTGTGTGTGGTTGCTGTTGCGGTCTGGACCTCGAGCAGCCTAGGACGGGCAACCTGCTCCTGTTCGTCTTCAATAATTCATATTGTTGTTGTCATCGCATCGCTTAAAGGTGGCGAAACTACAGAAATTCTGTCATATGACCTGGCGCTGCTAGTGCCATCCGCTGAAGCGACTCCTCTACCTGGTTGTGCTAGGTCTCCGTCGGTCGGCCCATGTGAAATAGAGTATGCCGATGATCTTAATGGGACAGGAGCGCTGTGTCTGGTATTCGCACCGCCACTGTCAACTTCGTGTTCGCCGATATTATTTCGTCGATGTTCTGGTGGACCTGCAAAAAAATATCAGTTAGTTGAAAAATCCTCCCTCCCCAATACTTCAGTTCCATCCCGTAGTGGCTCCTCCCTAGCTCCACTTCCTCCAATATCGCCCCTCCCACTCTCCATCATGCCTCCTCCCACTCCAGTCCGCGCCTGTCTATTTTTCGAGACTTCCTCCCATTCCTCAACAAGTCGAATAGCGAATCTGGTAACCATATCAGGCCTACTTCTCTCCTGCTCCCACAACAATATGTTTCTGGCCTGCCAGATGGACCATAGAACCGCAAAACTTTTCTGAACAACACTTCTCTCAGAAACGGCACACAGGTTAAGTGCCCAATCCTCAATATACTCTCATTCCTCTCCAGGCAGTGTTAAATCCGCATCATGCCAACACAGTTTTGCAAAGGCACAACCAGCAAACAGATGTCATCCATGCTCAATGTCATTAGGGCACAATAAACAGTTTGTTGCTATCGGAACTCTCCTAGCTGCAAGTTTAGTCTGAATTGGAAGAATGCCTGGCATTAGCTTTTAGGAAAATAATTTAAGCTTGGGAGGCacctctgttgaaacacctttccacaagattttgatttgacaaaatcatttaagtttaatccatgattaagagacaattaaatttaagtgctttgatttaattgtactaattcgtttgttcaatattgagtataaacataaatgcaaaagaaaataaaaattaagacaagACAAAGTCAgtatgagaacacaacacaagctgagtgaagagcaactcaacACAAGAGAAGAttagtcatcttcaaaacaacagcttaagaatgaagctgatcaaagaagctaagtggaacgaagctcagcataaaagaagtctgcttcagaacgagatcttgcagaacgaagctgaccatggaagctgagtgaaaaagaactcagtatgaaaaTTTGTgaaaatcaaagacaatgactatcgaagtgaagctgagtgatcttcaggacaacatgaatgatccgttagctaaaagacaaatccgacaaatgtctgcaccaataattgaagccttggaattacgcaaaagccaaattccgagatgcatgggtcaactgttcgttgctataagacaaacttccgcaagaagacaaatccTGTagaaagaagacaagcctgacatctgaagaaatcagaaaacaagattggcctgcacacctgaagctgaccagaagtttgtcccctaaaagagccgttttggattcaacggacaaatcaaattcaaatcatttgatcctcaaagtacaactataaaaggacaagcaatcctctCAGATCATTGTGGAATTACAgaatatacaagagagaaaaatacaagctcaAAGCActaaaaaacaagaaagaaatcttacaccaactttctatccctgagaagcttaccaaaaagctggcaagcaaagaaaacggatgtggaagaagctcaagacttgaccacatataagTATGACGAgttgatcggatctctgctgactcatgagatctcaatgaaaaactttgaagcaaaagagaaagaaaagtcagaagataagaaacaaaaatcacttgtcatgaaagctgactcaaccgaagccgACTCATcaaatgatgaggaaatggccatgttcacaaggaaaatgaagaagctgttaagaaagaatgaaaagaacagcaagaggccattcagaagaaatgacaggtacaaagctgagtcctgcgaaaaatacaaaaaggacagctccaaatctgtcacgtgctttgagtgccatcaaactgggcacattaaatcaagctgcccaaatctaaagaaagagaaaaagggaagcaagaaggcaatgacggccacatggagtgatagtgatgattcaacctcatctgaagctgatgcaaatgaaacggcaaatatatgcttcatggccgatgatgctgaccgcacctattctgagcaagctgacctctctgatgaaactgaccaggaggaacacaataatgaggtaacatccttacttttgcttagaaatgagatgataaatgccctgagtgatttatatacgctaactaaaaagtgcaataagaaagtaaaggcactcagcaggcggtgtgatgagattgaagaagtcaagctcagtgacctccgatatcttctccaagacaattcAACTTTGCACAGTAACATagaacttatgcataagtttgtctcggaggtccaatcagattcaaagaaactgaaaaaggatgtcactaccctacagagccaaataagaggctcaaataaaaataaatcccatgctgagtactcaagtactagtcagcataaacagttcacgcagtgtgactgttgcgggaaaaaggggcacacaagagaagtgtgttggtacaataagcggaatgtccaatgtgacttctgcggaaagaaaggacataccactaaggtatgttggcatgctcagcacaataatgctgaccacactcaacatcaccctcaaagggtaactcactgtgacttctgtggtaaaagtggccacactataaaagtatgtcgtcacaaattaaaatatgactttgcttctgtttatgctaacaaacgaggacccaaaaagaaatgggtacctaaagatgaatagtctaaaatgcaggtgagcctgagatgcgtggagaaatcaaaactatggtatatagacagcgcatgctcgaggcacatgactggtgatgaaactcagttcatcacactagagcttaaacgaggtggaagtgtaagatttggagacaataagaagggtaagatagtcggctcaggtactatcggaggtaaccgtactattgagtcagtctccttagttaaaggtctcaaatacaatctgctgagtgtagctcagctttgcaagagcggcagaaaggttgtatttgataatactcagtgtcaaatactcgagggaaaaacaaacgtattgattttaactgcccctcgtgtagacaatgtatacatgctgagtttagaaaaccagttttctaaaaatatatgcttagtgtctaaagaggataactcctggctatggcatagatgacttggtcatgtaagcatggaccttcttgccaaattagctagaaagcaactagttgagggattgcccaaacttaaatttgaaaaagatcaattgtgtaatgcttgtcagcaaggtaaacaaactaagaagtcatttcaaagtaaaaatattgtctcaaccaagagaccattggaattactacacttggatcttttcggacctatccagccactcagcttgggaggtaagaaattttccttagtcattgtagacgatttctctcgatacacttggatcatcttgctgagtagcaaggatgaaacatttgagatgttcacaacattgattaagaaacttgaaaatgacaaagacctaaaagtaggtcatattagaagtgacaatggtggagaattcaaaaaccaacaatttgatgaattctgtgaagccagtggtattgaccacaatttctctgctcctagaacaccacaacaaaatggggttgttgaaagaaagaacagaacaattgtcgaaattgctaggacaatgctgagtgaaaataggcttcctaAGTAtctctggggtgaagctgtccacacagcatgctacattctcaatagggctttagttagacctattcttaagaaaaccccatatgaactttggaaaggacgaaagcccaacattggctactttcgtgcttttgggtgtaaatgttttatactcaacacaaaagataatcttacaaaatttgatgctaaagttgacgaagcgatctttttagggtactcaactaacagcaaagcatatagggtgtataataaacgaattcaggttgtagaagagtctgtctatattgagttcgatgaagctgaccctacaggaaagtcaactcagctcgatgaagatgaaccaagctcagcttccgctgatcaaaatggagcctctgagtcatcaatacaagggctgaccaaaggtaagcaagaaattgaaataacctttgttgaccaatctattcctgca
The DNA window shown above is from Euphorbia lathyris chromosome 1, ddEupLath1.1, whole genome shotgun sequence and carries:
- the LOC136236076 gene encoding cationic amino acid transporter 1-like, with the translated sequence MVEGEGEGEGDGIRRRRNCSCSKKDFLPEESFESWGNYMMALKQTPMRFKDRLLTRSMDSTELNQIKARSQHDMKKTLTWWDLIWFAIGAVIGSGIFVLTGLEARDHSGPAIVLSFVVSGVSAMLSVFCYTEFAVEIPVAGGSFAYLRVELGDFVAFIGAGNILLEYVIGGAAVARSWTSYFATLCNHNPDDFRIIAHNLPDDYGHLDPIAVVVAAIICVLAVLSTKGSSRFNYITSIIHIGTIIFIIIAGLIKSDTKNYMDFTPNGARGIFVSAAVVFFAYVGFDAISTMAEETKNPGRDIPIGLVGSMTIIATVYCLMAVVLCLMVPYKQLDPDAAFSVAFEYVGMNWAKYIVALGALEGMTTALLVGAVGQARYLTHIARTHMMPPWLAHVNEKTGTPMNATVVMITATAIVAFFTKMDILANLLSISTLFIFMLVALALLVRRYYASGVTTSEDRMKLILCLILIVGSSIATAVIWAKDEDGWIGYVITIPIWLLGTGGLKFFVPQAKEPKLWGVPLVPWLPSASILINVFLLGSIDAVSFQRFGIWTAILLVYYLLFGLHASYDTAKASASGEIINKLGEEEPTKMEEGVIVSQ